From Panicum hallii strain FIL2 chromosome 2, PHallii_v3.1, whole genome shotgun sequence, a single genomic window includes:
- the LOC112882849 gene encoding uncharacterized protein LOC112882849: protein METMARLAAGRLLVILLALHLLVASVHAARFTRGFRARMVEAPALEGAEDAAEDNWRSNTLVEEVFGRMALQITDYPGSSPNDRHTPKAPGP, encoded by the exons ATGGAAACCATGGCGAGGCTGGCAGCCGGCCGGTTGCTGGTGATCCTGCTCGCTCTCCATCTCCTCGTCGCGTCCGTTCACGCAGCTCGTTTCACAA GGGGCTTCAGAGCGAGGATGGTTGAGGCTCCAGCGTTAGAGGGCGCTGAAGATGCAGCAGAG GACAATTGGAGAAGCAACACATTGGTTGAAGAGGTGTTTGGAAGGATGGCTTTGCAGATAACTGACTACCCTGGTTCAAGCCCGAATGATCGTCACACACCAAAAGCCCCGGGCCCATGA